Proteins from a single region of Mytilus trossulus isolate FHL-02 chromosome 2, PNRI_Mtr1.1.1.hap1, whole genome shotgun sequence:
- the LOC134708169 gene encoding uncharacterized protein LOC134708169 yields MFVTRISAFAKGTLVNFKTQWRAYLLFCNYFHLEPFDIDSELLCTYSEFLSRSFRSAQSIRNYLNGVKVLFLLLGLHVDVFSSYELKLTMKGLDRKLKHLPKQAFPITLEILGKIREHLNLNTPLDATYWCLFLFALLLLSRKSNLVPVSTKKFDKNKQLCRGDVTVFPSLIIVAFKWTKTIQLDFRSTLVCDSIAKHVKTVRRCHLQAFPGANIWDMINLLNCGTIQVNYDIILIHVGTNNVGTYEIADFDIGYNVLISTIEKLVKPHTVIVMSAIIPRLLDFQNTSYFVTTINSRLRSLCFKRGVQFVATYKPFLKFGMPVCELYSPICKLHLNYFGNLKLTNFFVQVLSHC; encoded by the exons ATGTTTGTGACTAGGATTTCGGCTTTCGCGAAAGGTACTTTGGTTAATTTTAAAACGCAGTGGAGAgcttatttattgttttgtaattaCTTTCATTTAGAACCGTTTGATATTGATTCTGAATTATTATGCACTTATTCCGAGTTTCTCAGTAGAAGTTTCAGATCAGCTCAATCTATTCGCAATTATTTAAACGGAGTTAAAGTTCTTTTCCTGTTGTTAGGATTACATGTGGATGTTTTTTCGTCTTACGAATTGAAGTTGACTATGAAAGGGTTAGATaggaaattaaaacatttacctAAACAGGCATTTCCTATTACTTTAGAAATTTTAGGAAAAATTcgtgaacatttgaatttgaatacGCCGCTAGATGCGACATATTggtgtttatttctttttgcttTATTACTTTTAAGCAGGAAGTCTAATTTAGTTCCAGTATCAACCaagaaatttgacaaaaataaacagctgTGCAGAGGTGATGTTACAGTCTTTCCGTCTCTTATAATAGTTGCATtcaaatggacaaaaacaattcaGTTGG ATTTTAGGTCTACTCTGGTGTGCGATTCCATAGCCAAGCATGTTAAAACAGTTAGAAGGTGTCACTTGCAAGCCTTTCCTGGAGCAAATATTTGGGATATGATCAATTTGCTTAATTGTGGAACAATTCAGGTAAATTATGATATAATTCTGATTCATGTAGGAACCAACAATGTTGGTACCTATGAGATTGCTGATTTTGATATAGGCTATAATGTGCTTATCTCTACAATTGAGAAATTAGTTAAGCCACATACTGTCATAGTTATGTCAGCAATTATCCCACGCTTACTTGATTTTCAGAATACAAGTTATTTTGTCACTACTATTAATTCTAGATTAAGAAGTTTATGCTTTAAACGTGGTGTTCAGTTTGTAGCTACttataaaccttttttaaagtTTGGGATGCCAGTTTGTGAACTTTATTCACCCATCTGTAAGttacatttgaattattttggtaatttaaaattgacaaattttttTGTTCAAGTATTGTCTCATTGTTAA